One genomic region from bacterium encodes:
- the htpX gene encoding zinc metalloprotease HtpX yields MNNRLKTVFFLTLLTILLVWVGSILGGHSGATYAFIFALLLNLGSYWFSDKIILRSYKARNVSKEEMPRLYNLVEDLTLKSSLPLPKIYLIESDTPNAFATGRNPSHAAVAVTSGILNILNEEELKGVIAHELSHIKNRDILISTIAATIAGAIMMLASWAKWAMIFGGSARDEEGDSPLVFIIMAILAPIAALLIQMAISRSREYLADKSAAEICQNSQPLANALKKLHQGISYRPMNEATPATAHLFIVNPFRRSMMVNLFSTHPPIDSRIKRLEGIAELF; encoded by the coding sequence ATGAACAACCGTTTAAAGACTGTATTTTTTTTAACTCTTTTAACCATACTGTTAGTTTGGGTTGGTTCTATTTTAGGTGGTCATAGTGGCGCCACCTATGCTTTTATCTTTGCTCTGCTTTTAAATTTAGGAAGTTACTGGTTTTCTGATAAGATTATCTTAAGGAGCTATAAAGCAAGGAATGTCTCTAAGGAAGAAATGCCTCGTCTCTATAATTTGGTAGAAGATTTAACCTTAAAGAGCAGTCTTCCCTTGCCTAAGATTTATCTGATAGAAAGCGATACTCCCAATGCTTTTGCTACCGGTAGAAATCCTTCTCATGCTGCTGTGGCTGTAACTTCAGGAATACTAAATATCTTAAATGAGGAAGAATTAAAAGGGGTAATTGCTCATGAGCTATCTCATATAAAAAATAGAGATATATTAATTAGCACCATTGCCGCAACTATTGCCGGAGCTATTATGATGCTGGCTAGTTGGGCAAAATGGGCAATGATATTTGGAGGGTCTGCTCGGGATGAAGAAGGAGATAGTCCTTTAGTTTTTATCATTATGGCTATCTTAGCCCCCATCGCAGCTTTATTAATCCAGATGGCTATTTCTAGGTCTAGAGAATATTTAGCTGACAAAAGTGCTGCTGAAATATGCCAAAATTCACAACCATTAGCTAACGCTTTAAAGAAACTTCATCAAGGAATTAGCTATCGCCCTATGAATGAAGCTACTCCTGCTACGGCTCATCTCTTCATTGTCAATCCATTTAGAAGGAGTATGATGGTTAACTTATTTAGTACTCATCCACCTATAGATAGTAGAATTAAAAGATTAGAAGGAATAGCCGAGCTATTTTAA